In the Hordeum vulgare subsp. vulgare chromosome 7H, MorexV3_pseudomolecules_assembly, whole genome shotgun sequence genome, one interval contains:
- the LOC123407602 gene encoding tyrosine--tRNA ligase 1, cytoplasmic-like, with protein MDSSVAADAVNAEASAPAAASMEPSAAPEASNRASSSAAAAEDLVGGVAGLSLDERFDLLMSIGEECIQPDELKRLLQNKPVPICYDGFEPSGRMHIAQGVVKTINVNKMIRAGCKVKIWIADWFAQLNNKMGGDLKKIQTVGRYMIEIWKAAGMNLDGVEFLWSSEEINRCANEYWPLVMDIGRKNNIKRITRCCTIMGRSDNEELTAAQIFYPCMQCADIFFLKADICQLGMDQRKVNMLAREYCDDIKRKNKPIILSHHMLPGFKEGQEKMSKSDPTSAIFMEDDEAQVNLKIKQAFCPPKIVDKNPCLEYIQYIVFPWFDKFEVVRKENNGGNKTFLTMDELVADYEAGDLHPADVKPALAKAINEILKPVRDHFNSSSEAKVLLNTVKKYRVSS; from the exons atgGACTCTTCCGTGGCTGCCGATGCCGTCAACGCAGAGGCctccgcccccgctgccgcttcaATGGAACCTTCCGCGGCTCCCGAGGCCTCCAACAGAGcctcctcctccgctgccgccgccgaAGACCTCGTGGGGGGCGTGGCGGGATTGAGCCTGGACGAGCGGTTCGACTTGCTGATGAGCATCGGCGAGGAGTGCATTCAGCCCGACGAGCTCAAGCGGCTGCTGCAGAACAAGCCCGTCCCTATCTGCTACGACGGGTTCGAGCCCTCCGGCCGCATGCACATCGCCCAG GGTGTTGTGAAGACAATTAATGTTAACAAGATGATCAGAGCGGGATGCAAAGTGAAAATCTGGATAGCAGACTGGTTTGCACAGCTAAACAACAAAATGGGTGGTGATCTGAAAAAAATCCAGACTGTCGGGCGCTACATGATTGAAATATGGAAAGCAGCTGGTATGAACCTTGATGGCGTTGAATTCTTATGGTCTTCAGAGGAAATTAACAGGTGTGCAAATGAATACTGGCCACTTGTAATGGACATTGGCAGGAAAAATAATATCAAAAGAATAACGAG GTGTTGTACGATTATGGGTCGCTCTGACAACGAGGAATTGACTGCTGCACAGATCTTCTATCCTTGTATGCAGTGTGCTGATATATTCTTCCTGAAG GCAGACATATGCCAGTTGGGCATGGACCAAAGGAAGGTTAACATGTTAGCAAGGGAATATTGCGATGACATCAAAAGGAAAAACAAGCCCATTATTCTGTCACATC ATATGCTCCCGGGTTTCAAAGAAGGCCAGGAGAAGATGTCAAAGAGTGATCCAACATCGGCTATctttatggaagatgatgag GCTCAGGTAAATTTGAAGATAAAGCAAGCTTTCTGTCCTCCCAAAATTGTTGATAAAAATCCGTGCCTGGAGTACATCCAGTACATTGTTTTCCCTTGGTTTGATAAGTTTGAGGTTGTCCGCAAAGAAAACAATGGCGGTAACAA GACATTTTTAACCATGGATGAACTTGTTGCTGATTATGAAGCGGGTGATTTGCATCCTGCCGACGTTAAGCCTGCTTTGGCGAAAGCGATAAATGAAATATTGAAG CCTGTTCGTGACCACTTCAACAGCAGCAGTGAAGCCAAAGTTCTCCTCAATACTGTTAAG AAGTACAGGGTAAGCAGCTGA